AATTCCAGGAAAGGTTCTTCACTTAGATGGAGACCAAGATTACTTACAAAAGTGTATGACTTTATATGAGAAAATTGGTATTCCTGTCTATGGGGTACATTGTAACGAAAAGGAGATGCCAAAGAAAATTGGCGGCTTAATTGATCAATACCGTCCTGATATTTTAGTCATTACCGGTCATGATGCCTATTCTAAGGCAAAGGGGAAAATATCTGATATTAATGCATACCGCCACTCAAAGCACTTTGTCCAAACCGTCAAGGAGGCACGAAGAAAGATTCCTCATTTAGATCAACTCGTTATCTTTGCAGGTGCCTGCCAATCTCACTTTGAATCTTTGATACATGCAGGTGCAAATTTTGCCAGCTCCCCATCACGAATTAATATACATGCATTAGATCCCGTTTATATTGTTGCAAAAATTGGATTCACGCCGTTTATGGAAAGTATCAACGTTTGGGATGTTTTACGAAACACACTAACCGGAGAAAAGGGCCTGGGGGGCATTGAAACAAAAGGTGTCTTACGAACAGGAATGCCTTACAATCCTGTCCAGGAAGAAGAATCATAAGTCCTAATAGAAAGCGAAAGGATTCTGCTAATGACCCCAATTCGATGGCGCCTGGAGCTAGACAGTTCTCGAAAGTCAGCTAGTACAAACTTTTCTAGGAATTATTTTTTTATTGCACATAATCCCCCCTTTTTAAGGTAAAGATAATGATTGTTGAAATTTGGGAGAAAAAGTAGAAGAAAAGATATTGACAATCTTTTTGTCGGACTGATATAATTTTATGTTTTTATTTGACAAGGACTATGTCAGTGTGATATACTTTACACAGTGAGGTGGACCGAATGCCAAAAACCTTAGCCGATATTAAAAAGGCTCTAGATTCAAATTTAGGGAAAAGATTGTTGCTGAAGGCAAACGGAGGACGTAGAAAGACAATCGAACGATCAGGCGTATTAGCCGAAACGTACCCTTCGGTTTTTGTAATCGAGTTAGATCAAGAAGAAAATGCATTTGAACGAGTTTCATACAGCTACGCAGACGTACTAACCGAAACAGTTCAAATAACCTTCTATGAAGACGCAGCAGGAAACATAGCTTTAAGTTAGAATATAGGGCAATTTTTTAGGGCAGAAAATCATCCGATTTTCTGCCTTTTGCTATTTACAAAGGCTGTGTTAATGCAAAATGTTGATATTACGACTCTGTTGATTTGTGCGGAAGGCGCGAGACTCCTGCAGGAGGACGGGACAGGGGAGACCCCGCAGGCGCTTTAGCGCCGAGGAGGCTTCCCGAACCGCCTGGAGCACAAATCAACAGACCTTGATAACACAGTCATTTCAAATAAATTAATGAAATACTTTCTAAATAACATACTAATAATGCCGTGAGTGGATAAAAGGGGTTGTTTAGATGGCAAGAAGAAGAGGTGTTATGTCTACACAGTTTAAAGAGGAACTTGCGAAAGAACTTGGATTTTACGATGTCGTCCAAAAAGAGGGTTGGGGCGGCATACGAGCAAAGGATGCAGGAAATATGGTGAAAAGAGCAGTCGAACTCGCTTCAGAGCAGCTAATGAAAAACAATAGGAATACGTAATAGAA
This Neobacillus sp. YX16 DNA region includes the following protein-coding sequences:
- the yabG gene encoding sporulation peptidase YabG; this encodes MNIKMMDIVGRRSYNCDILFRVIDIQILNGQRFAVLYGEDIRLVADAPYEDLVKINKNARSKIIQEYKTLEEQSFRLFAQDVDLIKQRQDYEATGGYVQPANYFQIPGKVLHLDGDQDYLQKCMTLYEKIGIPVYGVHCNEKEMPKKIGGLIDQYRPDILVITGHDAYSKAKGKISDINAYRHSKHFVQTVKEARRKIPHLDQLVIFAGACQSHFESLIHAGANFASSPSRINIHALDPVYIVAKIGFTPFMESINVWDVLRNTLTGEKGLGGIETKGVLRTGMPYNPVQEEES
- a CDS encoding biofilm formation stimulator Veg; translated protein: MPKTLADIKKALDSNLGKRLLLKANGGRRKTIERSGVLAETYPSVFVIELDQEENAFERVSYSYADVLTETVQITFYEDAAGNIALS
- a CDS encoding small, acid-soluble spore protein, alpha/beta type gives rise to the protein MARRRGVMSTQFKEELAKELGFYDVVQKEGWGGIRAKDAGNMVKRAVELASEQLMKNNRNT